The Geobacter sp. AOG2 genome includes a window with the following:
- the flgL gene encoding flagellar hook-associated protein FlgL, with product MRISSNTSALNAIYNLQKGQTTLNKLTELSTSDQNINRPSDNPTSTSILLNISDSLNAINQYSTNITKATTLLNVTSNALTGISDTITQAKSLVDSISNGSDSASDRQSAHDQLVALKQQIIDYANTQSGDTYVFGGTSNSTAPFSSTSNTYNGDSNQSKVEITENSYQTVNITGDRLLKGSGSNPSYGSTDILKTLDDLISAVGDSTTASDAAAIQQGAKDLEAGATQINNAQIDVAARLKRLDTMSTMNTNNKTTLENVVSDIQSVDLTTVGVELSQQQTAYEAALAATAKISSMSLLDYL from the coding sequence ATGAGAATTTCATCGAACACGTCGGCTCTTAACGCTATCTACAACCTTCAGAAGGGGCAGACGACCCTTAACAAACTGACCGAACTGAGCACATCGGATCAGAATATCAATCGGCCGAGCGATAACCCCACATCGACAAGCATCCTGTTGAATATCAGCGATTCCCTGAACGCGATCAACCAGTATTCGACCAATATAACCAAGGCTACGACTTTACTTAACGTCACGAGCAACGCCTTGACCGGGATATCGGACACCATCACGCAAGCCAAATCGCTCGTCGATTCCATTTCGAATGGCAGCGACAGCGCGTCGGACCGGCAGAGTGCGCATGATCAGTTGGTTGCTCTGAAACAGCAGATCATCGATTATGCCAATACTCAGTCGGGTGATACTTATGTGTTCGGCGGCACCAGCAACTCCACGGCCCCGTTCAGTTCAACAAGCAATACGTATAACGGCGATAGCAATCAGTCCAAGGTGGAGATCACCGAAAACTCGTACCAAACGGTCAACATAACCGGTGACCGACTGTTAAAGGGTAGTGGTTCAAATCCCAGCTACGGCTCCACTGATATACTCAAGACGCTCGACGACCTGATCAGTGCGGTTGGGGATAGTACCACCGCGAGCGATGCCGCGGCCATACAGCAAGGGGCTAAAGATCTCGAAGCAGGTGCCACTCAGATAAACAACGCACAGATAGATGTCGCCGCGCGGTTGAAGCGTCTTGACACGATGTCCACGATGAACACCAATAATAAGACAACCCTGGAAAATGTGGTCAGCGATATTCAGAGTGTTGACTTGACGACGGTCGGTGTTGAATTGAGCCAGCAACAGACGGCATACGAAGCGGCATTGGCCGCGACGGCCAAGATATCATCCATGTCTCTTTTGGACTACCTGTAG
- the flgK gene encoding flagellar hook-associated protein FlgK, with protein sequence MSLNSVLQIGVSGLSAYQTAISVTGENISNVNTAGYSRQTAVLETAPQSTSSGGLSLGNGVSVTSIQRSYDAVLQKELANAQTEEGYDTTKSTVLQEIEPSFNEVSTDGLGTAISDFFNSWQDLTSNPTGTAERQAVLTAAQNLTDNFNSVSQTLSDTITAQNTSLVTTTDSINENLKSIAELNSQIKVIDQSGGNSNELKDQRDQKIQDLAQQLGITYTENSDGTTDVQYADSGAALVTGSQAGSFSLTTNTTTGLYDVNLTAAGDTTAATVSPTTGTLGATLELRDTVIPGYQSQLDTLATTIATKVNAQQQAGYDLNGTAGIALFNPGTSAATIAVNSAITGTNLVAASSNASSTGDGSNALAMADLANDTTTMSGSTFSDYYTSMVTQVGQDVATSKNNVTQNTAYSNQLSTLRESNSGVSLDEELVNLTKYQKSYQASAKLITTVTDMMDTVLGLIS encoded by the coding sequence ATGAGCCTTAATTCGGTACTGCAAATAGGAGTGAGCGGTCTCAGCGCATACCAGACCGCCATCAGCGTAACCGGCGAAAACATCTCCAATGTCAATACCGCCGGCTATTCCCGCCAGACAGCGGTGCTCGAAACGGCACCCCAGTCAACGTCTTCCGGTGGCTTGTCCTTGGGGAACGGCGTGAGTGTCACCTCCATACAACGCTCATATGACGCAGTTCTGCAAAAAGAACTTGCGAACGCCCAAACGGAAGAAGGGTATGATACCACTAAATCCACCGTACTTCAGGAGATTGAACCTTCTTTCAATGAGGTTTCCACCGATGGCCTGGGGACGGCAATCAGCGATTTTTTTAATTCCTGGCAGGATTTGACCAGCAACCCAACCGGCACGGCTGAACGGCAGGCGGTGTTGACTGCTGCTCAGAACCTGACGGATAACTTCAATTCCGTCAGCCAGACCCTTTCGGACACTATCACCGCTCAAAACACGTCACTTGTTACCACTACGGACAGCATCAACGAGAATCTGAAAAGCATTGCCGAACTCAACAGCCAGATCAAGGTGATCGACCAGTCGGGTGGCAACTCCAATGAACTCAAAGACCAGCGCGACCAGAAGATACAGGATCTTGCACAGCAACTCGGCATAACCTATACGGAAAACAGCGACGGTACGACGGATGTCCAATACGCCGATAGCGGCGCCGCACTGGTCACCGGGTCGCAGGCCGGGTCCTTTTCGCTGACGACAAACACCACGACAGGGCTCTACGATGTCAACCTGACTGCGGCCGGAGACACAACCGCCGCTACGGTATCTCCGACGACGGGAACGCTCGGCGCAACTCTGGAGCTGCGTGACACCGTCATTCCGGGCTACCAAAGTCAACTCGATACGCTGGCAACGACCATTGCAACGAAGGTCAATGCGCAGCAACAGGCCGGCTATGACCTGAACGGCACGGCCGGGATCGCTCTGTTCAATCCCGGGACGAGTGCCGCGACGATAGCGGTTAATTCCGCCATTACCGGCACCAACCTGGTTGCGGCATCATCAAACGCTTCCAGTACGGGCGACGGCAGCAACGCCCTGGCGATGGCGGATCTGGCCAATGATACCACGACCATGTCGGGGTCCACGTTTAGCGACTACTATACCAGCATGGTTACCCAGGTCGGCCAGGATGTCGCGACAAGTAAAAACAACGTCACCCAGAACACGGCCTATAGCAACCAGTTGAGCACGCTCCGTGAATCGAACTCGGGTGTCTCCCTGGACGAAGAACTCGTCAATCTCACCAAATACCAGAAGTCGTACCAGGCCTCGGCCAAGCTGATCACGACGGTGACCGATATGATGGACACGGTCCTGGGGCTTATAAGCTGA
- a CDS encoding flagellar protein FlgN, with amino-acid sequence MDVKLLEETLSSQLQLFEKLCTLLEQETDELARMNLETMAEMNRQKEELSGRIGEHNDSLRRIIAVIASELGLAPDVTLGTVAVAIGKKGGGLLLFRHKLAAAAQLVRETAAVNCAISERFAKTAGMTLGFLGSLINRPSVYGASGGYLQKSSVSVMINREA; translated from the coding sequence ATGGATGTGAAATTACTTGAAGAAACGCTTTCGAGCCAGCTTCAGCTCTTCGAGAAACTGTGCACGCTCCTTGAGCAGGAAACCGACGAGCTTGCACGGATGAACCTTGAGACCATGGCGGAGATGAATCGGCAGAAGGAAGAACTTTCCGGACGTATCGGAGAACATAATGACTCCCTCCGCCGAATTATCGCCGTAATTGCGTCGGAACTGGGGCTTGCGCCGGACGTCACGCTCGGTACGGTTGCCGTTGCCATCGGCAAAAAAGGTGGGGGGCTCCTGCTGTTCCGTCACAAACTGGCGGCAGCGGCACAGCTAGTGCGGGAAACTGCCGCCGTAAATTGTGCGATTTCGGAGCGCTTTGCCAAAACAGCGGGTATGACGCTGGGGTTCCTGGGCAGCCTGATCAATCGGCCAAGCGTCTATGGGGCATCCGGCGGCTATCTGCAGAAATCATCCGTATCAGTCATGATTAATCGGGAGGCATGA
- a CDS encoding HU family DNA-binding protein: MHRARKESTMTKAELAVKIAEAAGITKTQAEKALKGFIDATTAALRAGDKVTLIGFGTFSAVTRKARTGRNPQTGKALKIPAKTVGKFSAGKPLKDLKAAAPKKAAPKKAAAPKKAAPKKAKKK; encoded by the coding sequence ATCCATAGAGCTCGAAAGGAGAGCACAATGACCAAGGCAGAGCTGGCAGTAAAGATCGCAGAGGCTGCAGGAATCACCAAGACACAGGCTGAAAAGGCCCTCAAGGGGTTCATCGATGCTACAACCGCAGCACTCAGAGCTGGCGACAAAGTCACCCTGATCGGCTTCGGTACCTTCAGCGCGGTCACGCGAAAAGCTCGTACCGGCAGGAATCCCCAAACTGGGAAGGCCCTCAAGATTCCAGCCAAGACCGTTGGCAAGTTCTCCGCAGGCAAGCCCTTGAAAGACCTTAAGGCTGCCGCACCTAAGAAGGCCGCCCCCAAGAAAGCTGCGGCCCCCAAGAAAGCTGCTCCGAAAAAGGCTAAGAAAAAATAA
- a CDS encoding B12-binding domain-containing radical SAM protein: protein MRITLVSLHPAPSPQAIPLANAFLKGFAAQTSLEVELVEFFTDDVPHVCAERVAEGLPTAIGFSLYLWNRAACLAIADDVRRRLPEALIFAGGPEVTADPHGILDGSALDLVIVGEGEYPFNVLCKRLANNQTLEDIPGILIKGAATPFLPAPPLVDLDAIPSPYLGGILDCDHYPGVLWQLSRGCGFTCDFCFDSRGQHGVRRFSLERIESELRHFAQSRVSQVFVLDSTFNQDLKRAKAILRLIKKIAPGIHFHFEVRSEFIDPELARLFAQITCSLQIGLQSSDSRVLQGVGRSFRTEDFVGRIDHLNRSGATFGFDLIYGLPDDTLTGFRRSLDFALSLYPNHLDIFPLAVLPGTALADRSDAIGLNHLPRPPYTLLSSPTFPADAMTAAQRLATACDIFYTRGRAVAWFNEVAKALKMFPSVFLHRFSEWLLTERGSQIDESDLDEQEVWQLQRGFLNSMFSGPTLKRYLPVVLDLVDYHYHYAAALLSPLERSRGRIPDKGRLLQSTLRLAGSVRLAKFNYEILEILDAGIPDIRRLTNALVPVGSFAAIYSSHNGVCTESLAKPYFHLLERLDGRSRADAIAAGLGLQPDDAGNFLLFALDEGIVLRN from the coding sequence GTGCGCATCACCCTTGTCTCTCTCCATCCCGCCCCCTCCCCCCAGGCGATCCCCCTTGCCAACGCCTTTTTGAAGGGTTTTGCAGCTCAAACTTCTCTGGAAGTAGAACTGGTGGAATTTTTTACCGACGATGTCCCCCATGTGTGCGCCGAAAGGGTTGCGGAGGGCTTGCCGACGGCGATCGGTTTTTCCCTCTATCTATGGAACCGCGCCGCATGCCTGGCAATCGCGGACGACGTGCGCCGCCGTCTGCCGGAGGCGTTGATCTTCGCCGGCGGGCCTGAGGTAACGGCAGATCCACACGGCATACTCGACGGGTCCGCCCTGGACCTGGTCATCGTGGGCGAAGGCGAATACCCCTTCAACGTCCTCTGCAAACGACTGGCCAACAACCAAACCCTGGAAGATATTCCCGGCATACTCATAAAAGGAGCGGCGACGCCATTTCTTCCCGCCCCCCCTCTGGTCGACCTGGACGCCATCCCCTCTCCCTACCTGGGTGGCATTCTGGACTGTGACCACTATCCGGGCGTTCTGTGGCAACTTTCACGCGGGTGCGGCTTTACCTGCGACTTCTGCTTTGACTCCCGCGGCCAGCACGGCGTGCGGCGGTTCTCCCTGGAACGGATCGAGTCCGAGCTGCGTCATTTCGCCCAAAGCAGAGTTTCCCAAGTCTTTGTGCTCGATTCCACATTTAACCAGGACTTGAAAAGAGCCAAGGCTATCCTGAGGCTGATCAAAAAGATCGCGCCCGGTATCCATTTTCACTTTGAAGTCCGTAGCGAGTTCATCGACCCGGAACTGGCCCGACTCTTCGCCCAGATCACCTGCTCCTTGCAGATCGGCTTGCAAAGCTCCGACAGCCGGGTGCTGCAAGGGGTCGGACGCTCCTTTAGGACCGAAGACTTTGTCGGACGGATCGATCACCTGAACCGAAGCGGCGCAACCTTCGGCTTCGATCTGATCTACGGCCTGCCCGACGACACCCTGACAGGTTTCCGTCGCAGCCTGGATTTTGCCCTGTCACTCTATCCTAACCACCTGGACATCTTCCCCCTGGCTGTGCTGCCCGGCACCGCACTTGCCGACCGGAGCGACGCCATCGGCCTTAACCACCTGCCCCGCCCCCCCTACACCCTGCTCTCCTCCCCCACTTTTCCAGCCGACGCCATGACTGCGGCGCAGCGCTTGGCAACGGCCTGCGACATCTTTTACACCCGTGGCAGGGCCGTGGCTTGGTTCAATGAGGTCGCCAAAGCCCTCAAGATGTTCCCCAGCGTTTTTTTGCACCGGTTTTCAGAATGGCTACTGACGGAGAGGGGCTCGCAAATCGATGAAAGCGACCTTGACGAGCAAGAGGTCTGGCAACTCCAACGGGGTTTTCTGAACAGTATGTTCAGCGGGCCGACACTGAAACGTTATCTGCCGGTGGTTCTCGACCTTGTGGACTACCACTATCACTATGCCGCCGCGCTCCTGAGCCCGCTGGAACGCTCGCGGGGGCGGATACCGGACAAGGGCCGCCTCCTGCAATCTACTCTGCGATTGGCAGGTTCAGTCCGCTTGGCAAAATTCAACTACGAAATTCTGGAGATACTCGATGCCGGCATACCGGATATCCGCCGCCTGACAAACGCCCTGGTCCCCGTCGGTTCCTTTGCCGCCATCTATTCGAGCCACAACGGAGTCTGTACCGAGTCTCTGGCTAAGCCCTATTTCCACCTTCTGGAGCGCTTGGACGGCAGGAGCCGGGCCGATGCCATTGCCGCAGGCCTTGGCCTTCAACCCGACGATGCCGGTAACTTCCTTCTCTTCGCCCTGGATGAAGGGATCGTGCTGCGGAACTGA
- a CDS encoding ribose-phosphate pyrophosphokinase produces MLDKIKIFSGNSNPTLAQKICEALTVPLGAARVRRFSDGEVMVEINENVRGRDVYVIQSTCAPTNDNLMELLVMTDALKRASAATITAVVPYYGYARQDRKAAPRTPITAKLVADLITKAGIDRVVTVDLHAGQIQGFFDIPVDNLYAAPVILNHLKSRFDGQPIVMVSPDAGGTERARAFAKRLECTLAVIDKRRTGPNVAEVMHLIGDVRNKIAIILDDMIDTAGTLTQAAKALKENGATAVYACATHGVLSGPAIERINNSDIAEVVLTDTIPLGDKENTTSKITMLSVSGLLAEAIRRIHEDESVSSLFV; encoded by the coding sequence ATGCTCGACAAGATCAAAATCTTTTCCGGCAACTCCAACCCCACCCTTGCCCAGAAAATTTGTGAGGCCCTCACGGTGCCCCTAGGCGCGGCTCGTGTCCGCAGGTTTTCGGACGGCGAGGTCATGGTTGAAATCAATGAAAACGTTCGTGGCCGCGATGTGTATGTCATCCAGTCCACCTGTGCCCCGACCAACGACAATCTGATGGAACTGTTGGTCATGACTGACGCCCTTAAGCGCGCCTCCGCAGCAACCATTACCGCTGTGGTTCCCTATTACGGATATGCCCGCCAGGACCGCAAGGCCGCACCGCGCACCCCGATCACCGCCAAGCTGGTGGCTGACCTGATCACCAAGGCCGGGATCGACCGGGTGGTGACGGTAGACCTGCACGCCGGCCAGATCCAGGGTTTTTTCGACATCCCGGTGGACAATCTCTATGCTGCGCCCGTTATTCTCAATCATCTGAAGAGCCGTTTCGACGGTCAACCGATCGTCATGGTGTCCCCGGATGCGGGCGGTACCGAGCGCGCCCGTGCTTTTGCCAAACGACTGGAATGCACCCTGGCGGTGATCGACAAACGCCGCACCGGCCCCAACGTGGCCGAGGTCATGCACTTGATCGGCGATGTGCGTAACAAAATCGCCATCATTCTTGACGATATGATCGATACCGCCGGTACCCTTACCCAAGCGGCCAAGGCACTCAAAGAGAACGGCGCCACTGCCGTCTACGCCTGTGCCACCCACGGAGTGCTCTCCGGCCCGGCCATCGAACGTATCAATAACTCGGATATTGCCGAGGTAGTACTCACCGACACCATCCCGCTGGGAGATAAGGAAAACACGACATCCAAGATCACGATGCTGTCCGTGTCGGGCCTTCTGGCGGAAGCTATCAGGCGTATCCATGAAGACGAGTCCGTCAGCTCACTTTTTGTCTAG